The following are encoded in a window of Candidatus Zixiibacteriota bacterium genomic DNA:
- a CDS encoding ABC transporter ATP-binding protein, which translates to MENYSDTTSPRLEAFGLTKRYEDGVLALDHVSFSVMPGEVFAMLGGNGAGKTTTINLFLNLLDPTEGEARVCGIVSHKEPLRAKGKVAFVSENVMLYPNFTALQNLDFFARLGGKTGYTADDYHRVLDRVGLAREFHRKRLKGFSKGMRQKCGIGIAILKDAPAILLDEPTAGLDPKAGHEFLQLLGELRAEGKAILMSTHDIFRAREVADVIAIMDKGRIIMQKEASELAGQDLEQIYMRYMAGSNGEGVAVESRHA; encoded by the coding sequence GTGGAAAACTACAGTGATACAACCAGCCCGCGTCTTGAAGCATTCGGTCTGACCAAGCGATACGAAGACGGCGTACTGGCACTCGACCATGTTTCATTCAGTGTCATGCCGGGCGAAGTATTCGCCATGCTCGGCGGCAACGGTGCGGGAAAAACCACGACCATCAACTTGTTTTTGAACCTCCTTGATCCGACCGAGGGAGAGGCCCGGGTCTGCGGCATTGTGTCGCACAAGGAACCGCTCCGAGCCAAGGGAAAAGTCGCCTTCGTTTCCGAGAACGTCATGCTCTACCCGAATTTCACTGCGCTGCAGAATCTCGACTTCTTCGCCCGCCTGGGCGGCAAAACGGGTTACACCGCCGATGATTACCACCGCGTGCTGGATCGGGTCGGTCTGGCGCGCGAGTTTCACCGCAAACGGCTCAAGGGCTTCTCCAAGGGCATGCGCCAGAAATGCGGTATTGGCATCGCTATCCTTAAGGATGCGCCGGCTATCCTCCTCGACGAGCCCACTGCCGGACTCGATCCGAAAGCGGGCCACGAATTCCTCCAACTGCTTGGTGAACTTCGAGCCGAGGGGAAGGCTATTCTGATGTCTACTCATGACATTTTCCGCGCCCGCGAGGTTGCCGATGTCATTGCCATTATGGATAAAGGCCGCATAATCATGCAGAAAGAAGCGTCGGAATTGGCCGGCCAGGACCTTGAACAAATCTATATGCGATACATGGCGGGCAGCAACGGAGAGGGCGTCGCCGTGGAGAGTCGTCATGCTTAG
- a CDS encoding ABC transporter permease subunit — protein MLRTIVEKEIRDLIGSTKFAITFGACAVLIIAAFYAGAARYHLYRNQYDASREQVHRQVRANTDWNAVGEAIAFLPPDPLATLVSGVSNDIGRTAIVRGRGEPTVQDSRFSEDPIYAVFQFLDLEFLFKVILSLFAILLGYDAISGEKEQGTLRLSFANALPRHTYIVGKLLGSSALLGASLLIALIAGAVLLPIMAVPMSGGHWLSLFLIVLTGFLYFGVFLTLSVGVSALTQRSSSSFLVMLVIWIACVLIIPRVAVLTAGRAVEVPSVDEIASQIARYATQLRDEYFDALNDMSITMAGAEGDPIQKLNQYMDSLTNVRQSKMDELSGRLNERRHNAQERQSHLALGLARLSPTASLTLAISHLAGTSLALSERFHQDALEYSRTFGEFKRAKTGFNSGASVRMIRIHDGAPQEEAERIDPGEMPRFEFKPQSTLEALAASAVDIGLLAFFNILFFAGAFVTFARYDVR, from the coding sequence ATGCTTAGGACGATTGTCGAAAAGGAAATCCGCGACCTGATCGGCTCGACCAAGTTCGCGATCACTTTCGGAGCGTGCGCAGTGCTGATTATCGCCGCGTTCTATGCCGGCGCGGCCAGATATCACCTGTACCGCAACCAGTACGACGCCTCCCGCGAACAGGTGCATCGGCAGGTCCGTGCCAATACTGATTGGAATGCGGTGGGCGAGGCGATCGCGTTCCTGCCTCCTGATCCTTTGGCGACACTCGTCTCCGGTGTATCCAACGATATAGGCCGTACTGCTATCGTAAGAGGGCGCGGTGAACCCACCGTGCAGGACAGCCGCTTCAGCGAGGACCCTATCTACGCCGTGTTCCAGTTCCTCGACCTTGAGTTCCTCTTCAAGGTGATTCTCTCTCTGTTTGCGATACTGCTCGGATACGATGCCATCAGCGGCGAAAAAGAGCAGGGCACGCTCCGGTTGTCCTTCGCCAACGCCCTCCCTCGCCATACATATATCGTCGGCAAACTGCTCGGGAGTTCGGCCTTGTTGGGCGCGTCGCTGCTGATTGCACTGATAGCCGGGGCAGTGCTCCTGCCGATTATGGCGGTGCCGATGTCGGGAGGCCACTGGCTAAGTCTGTTTCTGATTGTGTTGACCGGATTTCTGTATTTCGGCGTGTTTCTGACGCTGTCTGTCGGGGTCTCGGCGTTGACCCAGCGTTCGTCGAGCTCTTTTCTCGTGATGCTCGTGATCTGGATTGCCTGCGTCCTGATAATTCCACGGGTGGCCGTTTTAACTGCGGGCCGTGCGGTCGAGGTTCCGTCGGTGGACGAAATCGCCTCGCAAATCGCCCGCTATGCCACTCAGTTGCGTGACGAGTACTTCGATGCTCTGAACGACATGTCGATTACCATGGCCGGGGCTGAGGGCGATCCTATCCAGAAACTGAACCAATACATGGATTCGCTTACTAATGTGCGCCAGTCGAAGATGGATGAGCTGTCCGGCCGGCTCAATGAACGGCGTCATAACGCGCAGGAACGGCAGAGCCACCTGGCCCTGGGTCTGGCGCGTCTGTCACCCACGGCGTCCCTAACGCTGGCCATCTCGCATCTGGCAGGGACTTCCCTCGCGCTCAGCGAGCGGTTCCATCAGGACGCACTGGAATACAGCCGCACGTTCGGCGAATTCAAAAGGGCCAAGACGGGGTTCAATTCCGGCGCCAGCGTGAGGATGATTCGCATCCACGATGGCGCGCCTCAGGAGGAAGCGGAGCGGATCGATCCGGGAGAAATGCCCCGGTTCGAATTCAAACCGCAGAGCACGCTCGAGGCGCTGGCTGCTTCGGCGGTCGACATCGGCCTTCTCGCCTTCTTCAACATACTGTTCTTCGCCGGCGCCTTCGTTACCTTTGCTCGCTACGACGTGCGCTAA
- a CDS encoding ABC transporter permease subunit translates to MLSTFIQKELKAIVQSPKFVGSFVVCSVLILLSVFTGIREYQSATRQYEAGSQLVDEELRQETSWGRLATRTYRAPDPMQVFVSGLSYDIGRWSTISAQDPVKLVHSVYSDDPIFAVFRFVDFVFIVMFVLSLMAIQFTYDAVNGQRESGTLKLVFSNAVPRAQYLLAKCAGSWLGLVLPLGIPILLSLLLVLAMGVPLTAAHWMRLTVLVGISLLLFTFFILLGVLVSTLTRRSSVSFLIALLVWVGFVMIIPRAGVMAAGGIVEVPRMAEIEAQREAYANEKWTEHLNKITGRDFSPGQESALRVQDSLHKEMEKEIEAYDRRLREGLRQSQIRQERLAWLLARLSPASAYNLAAMTLAETDTDSKARYEDAMGQYRDQFSRYVSAKQEESGETSGIRITVETDEDGESKLAVDASRSRDGLEIDDLPRFVPPVAALASAIAPTVVDFGILAFDILLVFAAAFVAFLRYDLR, encoded by the coding sequence ATGCTCAGCACATTTATCCAGAAAGAACTTAAAGCGATAGTACAGAGTCCCAAGTTCGTGGGCTCGTTCGTGGTCTGCTCCGTCCTTATCCTCCTCTCCGTTTTCACTGGCATTCGCGAGTACCAGTCGGCAACGAGACAATACGAGGCGGGGTCGCAATTGGTCGACGAGGAACTACGTCAGGAGACCTCTTGGGGTCGGCTGGCCACTCGCACGTATCGCGCGCCGGATCCCATGCAGGTGTTTGTCTCCGGCCTCAGCTATGATATCGGACGATGGTCGACAATCTCCGCGCAAGATCCGGTGAAGCTGGTCCATAGTGTGTACTCCGATGACCCCATTTTTGCGGTATTTCGCTTTGTCGACTTCGTCTTTATCGTCATGTTTGTGCTGTCTCTAATGGCGATCCAGTTTACCTACGATGCCGTCAACGGTCAACGCGAATCGGGCACGCTCAAGCTTGTCTTTTCCAACGCCGTGCCGCGGGCGCAATACCTGCTTGCCAAATGCGCGGGCTCCTGGCTCGGTCTGGTGCTGCCTCTCGGCATCCCAATCCTGCTTAGCCTGCTGTTAGTGTTGGCGATGGGCGTTCCTCTGACCGCTGCACATTGGATGAGGCTAACCGTCCTGGTCGGTATCTCGCTACTGCTGTTTACGTTCTTCATACTGCTCGGTGTGCTGGTATCGACCCTTACGCGGCGATCCTCCGTATCATTCTTGATCGCCCTGTTGGTTTGGGTGGGATTCGTCATGATCATTCCGAGAGCCGGCGTGATGGCGGCGGGAGGTATTGTCGAAGTTCCACGCATGGCCGAAATCGAGGCGCAACGGGAGGCATATGCCAACGAGAAGTGGACGGAGCATTTGAACAAGATCACGGGTCGTGACTTCTCCCCCGGCCAGGAGTCGGCGCTTCGGGTACAGGATTCGCTCCACAAAGAGATGGAGAAGGAGATCGAGGCATACGATCGACGGCTGCGCGAGGGTCTCCGCCAGAGTCAGATCAGACAGGAACGGCTGGCCTGGCTACTGGCGCGTCTGTCGCCGGCCAGCGCGTACAACCTTGCGGCCATGACACTGGCTGAAACGGACACTGACTCGAAAGCCCGCTACGAGGACGCCATGGGCCAATATCGCGATCAGTTCAGCCGGTATGTGTCGGCCAAACAGGAAGAATCCGGCGAAACCAGCGGGATTAGAATTACCGTGGAAACGGACGAGGACGGCGAGAGCAAGCTCGCCGTGGATGCATCGAGAAGCCGCGATGGTCTAGAGATCGACGATCTACCGAGATTTGTCCCACCGGTGGCTGCACTTGCCTCCGCAATCGCACCCACCGTGGTTGACTTCGGCATTCTGGCCTTTGACATCCTGCTGGTGTTCGCAGCCGCATTCGTCGCGTTCCTTAGATACGATCTGCGATAA
- a CDS encoding thrombospondin type 3 repeat-containing protein — MNTTFRLLSMTLFALYLVALGAWAEQITAEFATVPAASGIVLQGAMSSDAECDLWRHFVADSVLGYSSTYKTGQRTVTYFDPAACSGATYPFEVTGFSFVLLDPNNFYDPRTYKWPVQLDVVLFDMYSPADSCLGPGDELLRVPLTCDSASFAYPAVGRVDFGTPLCVDRPFFIGIEYTDTFTGLLPSVMFDVSSDPDLCHIFQYFMNNWYGWYAFWPDPDNMPGFPFYWVHGETQAVSCMPDTDHDGIPDSEDNCPGAANPLQEDNDGDGDGDVCDSDDDNDGVPDVTDNCQLAANPSQANLDGDALGDICDPDDDNDGALDASDNCQLAANPGQEDADSDGLGDACDNCPADSNPEQRDYDNDGLGDVCDTDDDNDGVADIADNCPLVANPGQEDGDSDGIGDACDCVGTVGNVNCDPLDDVTIGDITTLIDHLFISGVELCSLPEADANQSGGATPTYEDITIGDVTTLIDNLFISGTPLPACL, encoded by the coding sequence ATGAATACCACCTTTCGCCTGTTATCGATGACACTTTTTGCCCTGTATCTTGTCGCTCTCGGCGCCTGGGCCGAGCAAATCACGGCCGAGTTTGCGACCGTGCCTGCAGCCAGCGGAATCGTCCTGCAGGGCGCGATGTCATCGGATGCCGAGTGCGACCTGTGGCGGCACTTTGTCGCCGATTCGGTGCTCGGTTACAGCTCCACTTACAAGACCGGCCAGCGCACCGTTACATATTTCGATCCGGCCGCCTGCAGTGGTGCCACCTACCCGTTCGAGGTCACCGGGTTTTCGTTCGTTTTACTGGATCCAAACAACTTCTACGACCCCCGCACTTACAAATGGCCGGTTCAACTGGACGTCGTGCTTTTCGACATGTATTCCCCGGCGGATAGCTGTCTCGGCCCCGGCGATGAGCTCCTTCGTGTCCCATTGACCTGTGATTCGGCATCATTCGCGTATCCCGCGGTGGGGAGAGTTGATTTCGGTACTCCCCTGTGTGTCGATCGCCCGTTCTTCATCGGAATCGAGTACACGGATACGTTCACCGGACTACTGCCATCCGTGATGTTCGATGTCAGTTCGGACCCCGACCTTTGCCACATTTTCCAGTACTTCATGAACAACTGGTACGGCTGGTACGCATTCTGGCCCGATCCGGACAACATGCCAGGGTTCCCGTTCTACTGGGTTCACGGCGAGACGCAGGCGGTTTCATGTATGCCCGATACCGACCATGACGGCATCCCCGACAGCGAGGACAACTGCCCGGGCGCCGCCAATCCGCTTCAGGAGGACAATGACGGCGACGGCGATGGTGATGTATGCGACTCCGACGATGACAACGACGGCGTGCCTGATGTGACGGATAACTGCCAGTTGGCGGCGAATCCCTCGCAAGCGAATCTCGACGGCGATGCGCTCGGCGATATCTGCGATCCTGATGACGACAACGACGGCGCTCTCGATGCGAGCGACAACTGCCAGCTCGCTGCGAACCCAGGCCAGGAGGATGCCGACAGCGATGGTCTTGGTGATGCCTGCGATAACTGTCCGGCCGACTCCAACCCGGAGCAGCGCGATTATGACAATGACGGGCTGGGCGATGTATGTGACACAGACGACGACAACGACGGTGTGGCCGACATTGCCGACAACTGCCCGCTAGTGGCCAACCCCGGGCAGGAGGATGGCGACTCCGACGGCATCGGCGATGCTTGTGACTGTGTAGGCACGGTGGGCAATGTCAACTGTGATCCACTGGACGACGTCACTATCGGCGACATCACCACCTTGATCGATCATCTGTTCATAAGCGGAGTTGAACTGTGTTCGCTTCCCGAGGCCGACGCCAACCAATCCGGCGGCGCCACTCCAACCTACGAAGACATTACGATAGGCGACGTCACTACGCTCATTGACAACCTGTTTATCTCCGGCACGCCGTTGCCGGCGTGCTTGTGA
- a CDS encoding flavin reductase family protein: protein MLYEGRTLATVERDIRKVLAKLEYGIYVVSMGSGPTGNAFTASWLTQVSSEPPMIVVAIHNQHRSARLLNERDGFVVNLLGRGAEGVAKTFYGPAEAGHDRLKDVATSPAPKTGCPIIPGAIGFLDCRIVKRVPCGDHTAFFGEVLAAELSGDTEILTSTSTRLRYGG from the coding sequence ATGCTTTACGAAGGGAGAACATTGGCGACGGTCGAAAGAGACATCAGGAAAGTGCTTGCGAAGCTGGAGTATGGTATCTATGTCGTATCAATGGGCAGCGGCCCGACAGGCAATGCCTTTACTGCCTCGTGGCTGACCCAAGTGTCGAGTGAGCCGCCCATGATTGTGGTGGCGATTCACAATCAGCACCGGTCGGCGCGTCTTCTGAACGAGCGGGATGGTTTCGTGGTCAATTTGCTCGGGCGAGGCGCCGAAGGAGTCGCCAAGACGTTCTACGGTCCGGCGGAAGCGGGTCATGACAGGCTGAAAGATGTCGCGACCTCGCCAGCTCCCAAGACGGGCTGCCCGATCATTCCGGGGGCGATCGGTTTTCTCGATTGCCGTATTGTTAAGCGCGTACCCTGCGGGGATCACACGGCGTTTTTCGGGGAGGTTCTCGCGGCGGAACTCAGCGGCGACACGGAGATCCTGACAAGCACTTCCACGCGCCTTCGTTACGGCGGATGA